The Arachis ipaensis cultivar K30076 chromosome B07, Araip1.1, whole genome shotgun sequence genome includes a window with the following:
- the LOC107609849 gene encoding uncharacterized protein LOC107609849 — protein MGNVVISSPCFQPNISTTSCCNTKPSQQVKLIFWEGTSRSINNDNKNKNKKKHMVAGEIMFEFPDKVVCHADSFFIGHPIPILSFDDQLLPGQTYFVLPIDLFSSQTLSASTLAALNSSSSSPSSSCPKINNNRSPIKFGACPFEYIKGDNGRALIKVMPEFITSLIINNQQQKEEEENHNNNNGSFLCSTPELQKHYEQLVMRSKEQVWSPKLETISEYKIRFSPCRFIGLEWKEKEDKHQEIFSR, from the coding sequence ATGGGAAATGTAGTGATTTCTTCACCATGCTTTCAACCTAATATTAGTACTACTAGTTGTTGCAACACAAAACCGTCACAACAAGTCAAGCTTATATTTTGGGAAGGAACATCAAGATCCATAAACAATgataacaagaacaagaacaagaagaaacATATGGTGGCTGGTGAGATCATGTTTGAATTTCCAGATAAAGTTGTTTGCCATGCAGATTCATTCTTCATTGGACACCcaattccaattttatcctttgaTGATCAACTTCTACCTGGCCAAACCTACTTTGTTCTCCCCATTGATCTCTTCTCTTCTCAAACTCTCTCAGCTTCTACCCTTGCAGCCCTAAATTCTTCATCGTCGTCGCCGTCGTCGTCATGCCCTAAAATCAATAATAATAGGTCTCCCATAAAATTTGGGGCATGCCCTTTTGAGTATATTAAGGGTGATAATGGAAGGGCTTTGATTAAGGTGATGCCGGAATTTATAACAAGTCTCATCATCAATAATCAacaacaaaaagaagaagaagagaatcataataataataacggATCTTTTCTTTGTAGTACTCCTGAATTGCAAAAGCACTATGAACAGCTTGTGATGAGGTCTAAGGAGCAGGTTTGGTCTCCTAAGCTTGAAACAATTTCTGAGTACAAGATTAGGTTTTCACCATGCAGATTCATTGGTTTAGAATGGAAGGAAAAAGAAGACAAACACCAAGAAATTTTCAGTAGATag